Proteins encoded together in one Hevea brasiliensis isolate MT/VB/25A 57/8 chromosome 16, ASM3005281v1, whole genome shotgun sequence window:
- the LOC110642371 gene encoding lignin-forming anionic peroxidase-like: protein MASPLSFSCMVLKLLFLIFSSLPCQAQLSSNFYDNTCPNALSTIKSAIDAAVSSEQRMAASLIRLHFHDCFVQGCDGSILLEDTASFTGERTARNNDQSVRGFEVIDDAKAQVESICPGIVSCADILAVAARDASVAVGGPSWTVNLGRRDSTTASRSLADSDLPAFSDSLDRLISLFGNKGLNERDMVALSGAHTIGQARCLTFRGRIYNNASDIDPDFASTRQSQCPTDESGDGNLAPLDLVTPNTFDNNYYSNLIARRGLLQSDQVLFSGGSTDSIVNEYSTDSSSFNSDFASAMVKMGNIDPLTGSQGEIRRVCTAIN, encoded by the exons ATGGCCTCTCCTTTATCTTTTTCTTGTATGGTTTTGAAATTATTGTTTCTGATTTTCTCAAGCTTGCCATGTCAAGCACAACTTTCTTCCAATTTCTATGACAATACGTGTCCTAATGCATTGAGTACTATTAAGTCAGCTATTGATGCTGCAGTCTCGAGTGAGCAGAGAATGGCTGCTTCGCTCATTCGCCTTCATTTCCATGACTGCTTTGTTCAG GGTTGTGATGGCTCCATTTTGCTGGAAGATACAGCCTCATTTACTGGCGAGAGAACTGCTCGCAACAATGATCAATCTGTCAGAGGTTTCGAAGTCATAGATGATGCCAAGGCTCAAGTGGAAAGCATATGTCCTGGAATTGTTTCTTGTGCTGATATTCTTGCAGTCGCAGCTCGCGATGCATCTGTCGCT GTTGGTGGACCATCTTGGACAGTAAATCTTGGAAGAAGAGACTCTACCACTGCTAGCAGAAGTCTAGCTGATAGCGACCTTCCTGCCTTTTCAGATAGCCTCGACAGGCTCATTTCTTTGTTCGGAAACAAAGGTTTAAATGAAAGAGATATGGTTGCCCTTTCAG GAGCACATACAATTGGACAAGCTAGATGTTTGACCTTCCGTGGTAGGATTTACAATAACGCAAGTGATATAGATCCTGATTTTGCTAGCACCCGACAAAGCCAATGTCCAACTGACGAAAGTGGTGATGGAAATCTTGCACCACTTGATTTGGTGACACCCAATACTTTCGACAACAACTACTACTCGAATCTTATTGCAAGAAGAGGACTTCTTCAATCAGATCAGGTGCTTTTCAGTGGCGGATCTACAGATAGCATTGTTAACGAGTATAGCACAGACTCTTCATCTTTTAATTCTGATTTTGCATCAGCCATGGTAAAGATGGGAAATATAGACCCCCTCACCGGTTCTCAAGGAGAGATTCGCAGGGTTTGCACTGCtatcaactaa